One Rhinoderma darwinii isolate aRhiDar2 chromosome 6, aRhiDar2.hap1, whole genome shotgun sequence DNA window includes the following coding sequences:
- the LOC142656075 gene encoding nuclear factor 7, brain-like — MASAAKAEISSELEKKDVPAAGEEADNNPEEPMDEDDEENDDGGEEDGAEEEEDVVVEVGASYSCKRQDGSYHEAEVVKTRMNKQAGREEFYVHYAGLNRRQNEWVDKTRLVIPKPVKVEAEVENGTSTDIAENGNTSPKLENEEGEPEAKKVKVEIAPATNSVMASGDFAEELTCLLCSELFQDPVMVECGHNFCRSCIDKAWNGQESFTCPDCKEVITEKRYTTNRALANLVKKTAGSSAVLTPAKPSEKPKPAENCPEHDERLKLYCKDDGTLSCVICRDSLKHASHNFLPILDAVAVYRAELSAIVAPLEEALKVTEQLTSQQNEKVEQHKTNISEFKQHIVSEFEQLHSFLKEREEKLLEQLQEQGENLLKEMETNMVKMQDNQNNIKQTITMANERVNDADSISFLTDIKSFIETCQSQQKEVMSSGNSLLSKDLCQGTFRGPIQYTVWTQMKSFVVPHLTPMLLDPVTAHPNLVMSDNMTSVKYGDVKLPVTDNPKRFSQCILVLGSQGFESGRHYWEVEVGDKTAWDVGMASESSNRKGKIKLNPRNGYWAIWLRNGNAYKALESPSKTLVLNAKPKRIGVYVDYEGGQISFYNADDMSAIYTFRATFTEKLYPYLSPFLHDSGLNAHPLRFVHN, encoded by the exons ATGGCCTCTGCAGCGAAGGCTGAAATCTCCTCAGAGCTGGAGAAGAAAGACGTCCCGGCGGCCGGGGAGGAGGCGGACAACAACCCCGAGGAGCCCATGGACGAAGACGACGAGGAGAATGATGACGGAGGAGAAGAAGACGGCGCCGAGGAGGAAGAAGATGTGGTGGTTGAGGTCGGGGCCTCGTATTCCTGCAAGAGGCAGGACGGATCCTACC ATGAAGCTGAAGTTGTGAAAACCAGAATGAACAAGCAGGCCGGCAGGGAAGAGTTCTATGTGCATTACGCTGGTT TGAATCGACGACAAAACGAGTGGGTTGACAAAACGCGGTTGGTGATTCCCAAGCCAGTAAAGGTCGAGGCTGAAGTGGAAAATGGTACAAGCACGGATATTGCAGAGAATGGAAATACTTCCCCGAAACTGGAAAATGAGGAGGGGGAACCGGAAGCTAAG AAAGTGAAAGTTGAAATTGCTCCAGCAACCAATTCGGTGATGGCGTCTGGGGACTTTGCTGAAGAATTGACTTGCCTTCTGTGCAGCGAGCTCTTCCAAGATCCCGTCATGGTGGAATGTGGCCATAACTTCTGCCGTAGCTGCATTGACAAGGCCTGGAATGGCCAGGAATCCTTTACCTGCCCTGACTGTAAGGAAGTCATCACGGAGAAGAGGTATACTACCAATCGAGCCCTGGCTAACCTGGTGAAGAAGACGGCTGGTTCCTCCGCTGTCCTGACCCCGGCGAAACCTTCTGAGAAGCCTAAACCGGCAGAGAACTGTCCCGAGCACGATGAGAGGCTGAAGCTCTACTGTAAGGATGATGGGACCCTGAGCTGTGTCATCTGCCGGGACTCTCTCAAACACGCAAGTCACAACTTCCTACCCATCCTGGATGCAGTGGCGGTGTACAGG GCAGAGCTATCGGCCATTGTGGCACCATTAGAAGAAGCCCTCAAGGTGACGGAACAGCTGACAAGCCAACAGAACGAGAAGGTTGAGCAGCACAAG ACCAACATATCGGAGTTTAAGCAGCACATTGTGTCGGAGTTTGAGCAGCTTCATTCGTTCCTGAAGGAGCGAGAGGAGAAGCTTCTGGAGCAGCTTCAGGAACAGGGAGAAAACCTGCTGAAAGAGATGGAGACCAACATGGTTAAGATGCAGGACAACCAGAACAACATTAAACAGACCATCACTATGGCCAACGAGAGGGTGAACGATGCCGACTCCATCTCCTTCCTCACG GACATCAAGTCTTTCATTGAAAC GTGCCAGTCACAGCAGAAAGAGGTCATGTCTTCAGGGAATAGCCTACTCTCCAAGGATTTGTGTCAAGGAACATTTAGAGGGCCCATTCAGTACACAGTCTGGACGCAGATGAAATCTTTTGTTGTACCAC ATTTGACTCCAATGTTGCTTGATCCCGTCACTGCACACCCAAACCTGGTAATGTCCGATAATATGACCAGTGTTAAATATGGAGATGTTAAACTCCCGGTCACCGACAATCCCAAACGCTTCAGCCAGTGCATCCTGGTCCTGGGATCGCAGGGCTTCGAGTCTGGCCGTCATTACTGGGAGGTGGAAGTGGGAGACAAGACCGCTTGGGATGTTGGCATGGCCAGCGAGTCCAGCAACCGCAAGGGTAAAATCAAGCTGAACCCCAGGAATGGCTACTGGGCCATCTGGCTGAGGAACGGCAATGCCTACAAAGCTCTGGAGTCTCCTTCCAAGACCTTGGTCCTGAACGCCAAGCCGAAGAGAATCGGGGTGTACGTAGATTACGAGGGAGGTCAGATCTCTTTCTACAACGCTGATGACATGTCTGCTATCTACACGTTCAGGGCTACGTTCACTGAGAAGCTGTATCCTTACCTGTCTCCATTCCTGCATGACTCCGGTCTCAATGCTCACCCCCTGCGTTTTGTACACAACTGA